One genomic window of [Clostridium] scindens ATCC 35704 includes the following:
- a CDS encoding competence/damage-inducible protein A, with amino-acid sequence MTVEMISVGTEILLGNIVNTNAAYLAEKCALLGLSCYYQSVVGDNEERLEDAIRLGLSRSDILILSGGLGPTKDDLTKEVTAKVFGRELYEDAHTKERIQQYFRQVHSSQVTPNNWKQALVPEGAKVVDNHNGTAPGLILEENGKIAILLPGPPNEIKPMFEQDIAPYLNKLQPEGIYSKMAKICSIGESKAETMISDLMDAQTNPTIAPYAKTGEVHLRVTAKADSEEKAQELMAPMMEELFQRFGDKIYTTEEDVTLEEAIVRMLEADGMTVTTAESCTGGLLAGRITNVPGASNVYKEGYITYSNDAKERLLHVKRETLMQHGAVSPQTAYEMAEGVAFAAGADASLSITGIAGPGGGTEEKPVGLVYIGCYVKGHVRVEEFYFTGNRDKNREYAVARALTLLREELLERR; translated from the coding sequence ATGACTGTAGAAATGATATCCGTTGGCACAGAGATATTATTAGGAAATATCGTGAATACCAACGCTGCATATCTGGCGGAAAAATGCGCGCTGCTTGGATTATCCTGCTATTACCAGAGCGTGGTAGGAGACAATGAGGAGCGGCTGGAGGATGCAATCCGGCTGGGGCTGTCAAGGTCCGATATCCTGATCTTAAGCGGCGGCCTTGGACCTACCAAGGATGATCTGACAAAAGAGGTGACGGCCAAGGTATTTGGCAGGGAACTCTATGAGGATGCCCATACCAAGGAGCGCATCCAGCAATATTTTCGGCAGGTCCACAGCAGCCAGGTGACGCCGAACAACTGGAAGCAGGCATTGGTACCGGAAGGCGCAAAGGTAGTGGATAACCATAACGGAACGGCCCCGGGACTGATTCTGGAGGAAAATGGAAAGATCGCCATTCTCCTTCCCGGACCGCCGAATGAGATTAAGCCTATGTTCGAGCAGGATATTGCGCCGTATCTGAATAAACTGCAGCCGGAAGGCATCTATTCGAAGATGGCAAAGATCTGCTCCATCGGGGAAAGCAAGGCAGAGACCATGATCTCTGACCTGATGGATGCCCAGACGAATCCGACGATCGCGCCTTATGCCAAGACAGGAGAGGTGCATCTTCGGGTGACGGCCAAAGCAGACAGCGAGGAAAAAGCGCAGGAACTGATGGCGCCTATGATGGAGGAACTCTTCCAGCGCTTTGGCGATAAGATCTATACGACGGAGGAAGATGTGACTCTGGAGGAAGCCATTGTACGGATGTTAGAAGCAGATGGCATGACGGTGACGACGGCGGAGTCTTGCACCGGCGGACTTCTGGCCGGCAGGATCACGAATGTGCCGGGGGCCTCCAATGTCTATAAGGAAGGCTATATCACTTATTCCAATGATGCCAAGGAACGTCTGCTTCATGTGAAGAGGGAGACGCTGATGCAGCATGGGGCGGTAAGCCCTCAGACGGCATACGAGATGGCAGAAGGCGTGGCGTTCGCCGCTGGGGCGGATGCTTCCTTAAGCATAACGGGAATTGCGGGACCAGGCGGAGGAACCGAGGAAAAGCCGGTCGGCCTTGTCTATATCGGCTGCTATGTAAAAGGCCATGTAAGGGTAGAGGAATTCTATTTTACAGGCAATAGGGACAAGAACCGGGAATATGCGGTGGCAAGGGCATTGACGCTGCTCCGGGAGGAGTTGCTTGAAAGGAGGTAG
- a CDS encoding GNAT family N-acetyltransferase — protein MDVRILKQHEILPALHLIWEVFAEDVAPAYTPEGVAHFQEFIKYDNISDMYQKGEITFFGAFEGTKLCGTMAVKSVGHICLFYVRKDCQSKGVGRRLFQAVYNYCAQKLGVSKITVNAAPGAVPKYAHMGMQAMGEERQVNGIRYVPMEMQVIPGLVQPVKEKSKAPVIIVTAVCIAMVLVLIIAGVAIGRKVRHMLREQSIYTQPYNHNDRDHDYDDHHDYDYFGDEGAGQNSTDAGDLTGIDAIPQKIADGLSYDLKEDAYTYQDDKKQTTMIDFNVNYPVISGLKDAKAEEKVNEALKNCALQTVDKIYDNPSDEMKERVLSSSQPALVSYVKYKVAYASEDLLSVAFEDYSYQGGAEYSDQDLRTCNISLKDGKVYEVKDIVRLDDAFLAEWADTMRDEADNDAFLSELDKDAMKKTLEGDSMDGVYEANFFLDADGIEIGYNLNYKEGDANNLGYIWVTAPFDYDEIAEFRTDSDFWTGL, from the coding sequence ATGGACGTAAGAATATTAAAGCAGCATGAGATTCTTCCGGCTCTCCATCTGATATGGGAAGTCTTCGCAGAAGATGTGGCGCCTGCGTATACGCCGGAAGGCGTAGCCCATTTTCAGGAATTTATTAAGTATGACAATATCAGCGACATGTACCAGAAGGGAGAGATTACCTTCTTCGGAGCCTTTGAAGGAACTAAATTATGTGGCACCATGGCGGTGAAGTCCGTGGGCCACATCTGCCTGTTCTATGTCAGAAAGGATTGCCAGAGCAAAGGTGTAGGACGGAGGCTGTTCCAGGCCGTCTATAACTATTGCGCGCAGAAACTGGGTGTCAGCAAGATCACTGTGAATGCCGCTCCGGGAGCAGTTCCCAAGTATGCCCACATGGGTATGCAGGCGATGGGGGAAGAGCGGCAGGTAAATGGCATACGCTATGTTCCTATGGAGATGCAAGTGATACCGGGACTCGTGCAGCCGGTGAAAGAAAAATCGAAGGCGCCTGTGATCATCGTGACCGCGGTGTGCATCGCGATGGTACTGGTTCTGATCATCGCAGGAGTGGCCATTGGCAGGAAGGTAAGGCATATGCTCCGGGAGCAGAGCATATATACGCAGCCATATAATCATAATGACAGAGACCATGATTATGATGACCATCATGACTATGATTACTTCGGGGATGAGGGAGCCGGACAGAACAGCACGGATGCCGGGGATTTGACAGGGATTGACGCAATCCCCCAGAAGATCGCGGACGGTCTGTCCTATGATCTGAAAGAAGATGCATATACATATCAGGATGATAAGAAACAGACTACGATGATTGACTTTAACGTCAATTATCCGGTCATCAGCGGGCTTAAGGATGCCAAAGCGGAAGAAAAGGTTAATGAGGCGTTGAAGAACTGCGCGTTGCAGACGGTGGATAAGATCTATGACAATCCCTCTGACGAGATGAAGGAGCGAGTGTTGTCTTCTTCCCAGCCGGCGCTGGTTAGTTACGTAAAGTATAAGGTGGCCTATGCATCGGAAGACTTGTTAAGCGTAGCATTCGAGGATTACAGTTATCAGGGCGGAGCCGAGTATTCCGATCAGGACTTGCGGACCTGCAATATCAGCCTCAAAGACGGAAAGGTCTATGAAGTCAAGGACATTGTCAGGCTGGATGATGCCTTTCTGGCTGAATGGGCTGACACTATGAGGGACGAGGCGGACAATGACGCTTTTCTGTCTGAGCTGGATAAAGATGCCATGAAAAAGACGCTGGAAGGAGATTCCATGGATGGCGTGTACGAGGCGAATTTCTTCCTGGACGCAGATGGAATTGAGATTGGCTATAACCTGAATTACAAAGAAGGAGACGCCAACAATCTGGGCTACATCTGGGTGACGGCGCCGTTTGATTATGACGAGATCGCAGAATTCAGGACAGACAGCGATTTCTGGACAGGGTTATAA
- a CDS encoding iron-sulfur cluster assembly scaffold protein yields MIYSHEVEMMCPVAQGANHGPAPIPEEAKWVQAKEVKDISGFTHGVGWCAPQQGACKLSLNVKDGIIQEALVETIGCSGMTHSAAMASEILPGKTILEALNTDLVCDAINTAMRELFLQIVYGRTQSAFSEDGLAIGAGLEDLGKGLRSQVGTMYGTLAKGPRYLEMAEGYVTGIALDENDEIIGYQFVSLGKFTDFIKAGDTPNDAWEKAKGQYGRVADAVKIIDPRKE; encoded by the coding sequence ATGATTTATTCACATGAAGTAGAAATGATGTGTCCTGTAGCTCAGGGTGCAAATCACGGGCCAGCTCCGATTCCGGAAGAGGCAAAGTGGGTACAGGCTAAGGAAGTTAAAGATATTTCAGGTTTTACGCATGGTGTCGGCTGGTGTGCTCCGCAGCAGGGCGCCTGTAAACTTTCATTAAATGTTAAAGACGGTATTATCCAGGAAGCGTTGGTAGAGACCATCGGATGCTCTGGAATGACGCACTCTGCAGCCATGGCATCAGAGATTCTTCCGGGCAAGACGATTTTAGAAGCATTGAATACAGACCTTGTCTGCGATGCCATCAATACAGCAATGAGGGAATTATTCCTCCAGATCGTATACGGAAGGACACAGAGCGCGTTCTCCGAAGACGGACTTGCGATCGGAGCAGGCCTGGAAGACCTTGGAAAGGGACTTCGCTCTCAGGTAGGAACCATGTATGGCACATTGGCAAAAGGTCCTCGTTATCTTGAAATGGCTGAGGGATATGTAACAGGAATCGCATTGGATGAGAATGATGAGATTATCGGTTACCAGTTCGTAAGCCTTGGAAAATTTACTGACTTCATCAAGGCAGGCGATACTCCGAACGATGCTTGGGAGAAAGCAAAGGGACAGTATGGACGTGTTGCAGACGCAGTGAAAATCATTGACCCGAGAAAAGAGTAG